A part of Streptomyces sp. NBC_01235 genomic DNA contains:
- a CDS encoding DUF5667 domain-containing protein: MIANVSAHRRANAFAQALEEQSDCSSEGTAAEQTEGSPPAPAAADQTGQGQLLALATSLAELPKPELDPEVKVVQRAQLVAAMEAMLQAGTAGGEAADPSVPEQRSHRAKGTHRASPLGKFRPRSRLARGLTAGGLSVGVAAGAFGGVAAASSDALPGDGLYGLKRGIEDFKLNYLADGNDERGRTYLDQASTRLSEARRLMERGRSGDLDHESLGEVRRALNGVQHDATEGHRLLHEAYERDPNSLSPIQALDAFSRSHREAWGALRDRLPVQLGDVSQQVSSVFEAIDEEVAPLQSLLPQPPAQGGSGNRQGSGSTSTGTSTGTGRSTPPTGAPSRTGTGTGTDGPSNSSTSGTTDDGLLGGSTGGLLDPPNDTGTTAPTTSTSSTQPDVTLPPLLPGLLPGLGIDSDGAE; this comes from the coding sequence GTGATCGCGAACGTATCGGCGCACCGGCGGGCGAACGCCTTCGCCCAGGCCTTGGAGGAGCAGTCCGACTGTTCCTCCGAGGGCACGGCGGCCGAGCAGACCGAAGGATCACCGCCGGCACCGGCCGCTGCGGACCAGACCGGACAGGGCCAGCTCCTGGCCCTCGCCACGAGTCTCGCCGAGCTGCCCAAGCCGGAACTCGATCCCGAGGTCAAGGTCGTCCAGCGGGCCCAGTTGGTCGCCGCTATGGAGGCCATGCTGCAGGCGGGCACCGCGGGAGGCGAGGCAGCGGACCCTTCGGTGCCGGAGCAACGCTCCCACCGGGCGAAGGGCACGCACCGGGCCAGTCCGTTGGGCAAGTTCCGACCGCGTTCCCGCCTCGCCAGAGGCCTCACCGCGGGCGGCCTCAGCGTCGGCGTCGCGGCGGGCGCCTTCGGCGGAGTCGCCGCCGCGAGCTCCGACGCCCTCCCGGGCGACGGGCTCTACGGGCTGAAGCGCGGCATCGAGGACTTCAAGCTCAACTACCTGGCCGACGGCAACGACGAACGCGGGCGCACCTACCTCGACCAGGCCTCCACCCGGCTGAGCGAGGCGCGTCGACTCATGGAACGGGGCCGCAGTGGCGACCTCGACCACGAGTCCCTCGGCGAGGTACGTCGCGCCCTGAACGGCGTGCAGCACGACGCTACGGAAGGCCACCGCCTCCTCCACGAGGCGTACGAACGCGACCCGAACTCCCTGAGCCCCATCCAGGCCCTCGACGCGTTCTCCCGCTCGCACCGCGAGGCCTGGGGCGCCCTGCGCGACCGCCTGCCGGTCCAGCTCGGGGACGTCAGTCAGCAGGTCTCGTCGGTCTTCGAGGCCATAGACGAAGAGGTCGCCCCGCTCCAGTCCCTCCTCCCGCAGCCCCCCGCCCAGGGCGGCAGCGGCAACCGTCAGGGCTCCGGCTCGACGTCCACCGGCACATCGACGGGGACGGGCCGCTCGACGCCCCCCACCGGCGCCCCCTCCCGCACCGGCACGGGCACGGGCACCGACGGCCCCAGCAACTCGTCCACGTCCGGCACGACCGACGACGGCCTGCTCGGCGGCAGCACCGGCGGCCTCCTGGACCCCCCGAACGACACCGGCACCACCGCCCCGACCACCAGCACCTCCAGCACCCAACCCGACGTCACCCTCCCACCCCTCCTCCCCGGCCTGCTCCCAGGCCTGGGCATCGACAGCGACGGCGCGGAGTAG
- a CDS encoding ECF subfamily RNA polymerase sigma factor, BldN family yields MYPHVGVDTSGLATLRATVATVQDLLRGFVPTAYAVPAFAAAPVGPCYALADGTAAVGRRGRATGTATARRPAADSDSARMMDLVERAQAGEADAFGRLYDQYSDTVYRYIYYRVGGKATAEDLTSETFLRALRRIGTFTWQGRDFGAWLVTIARNLVADHFKSSRFRLEVTTGEMLDANEVERSPEDSVLESLSNAALLDAVRRLNPQQQECVTLRFLQGLSVAETARVMGKNEGAIKTLQYRAVRTLARLLPEDAR; encoded by the coding sequence GTGTACCCACACGTCGGGGTTGACACCTCGGGCCTGGCTACGCTGCGCGCAACGGTCGCTACGGTCCAGGACCTGTTGCGCGGCTTCGTCCCCACCGCGTACGCCGTCCCCGCCTTCGCCGCCGCGCCCGTCGGCCCGTGCTACGCACTGGCCGACGGCACCGCCGCGGTCGGCAGACGGGGACGTGCGACCGGCACGGCCACCGCCCGTCGGCCGGCCGCCGACAGCGACAGCGCCCGGATGATGGACCTCGTCGAACGCGCCCAGGCCGGCGAGGCCGACGCGTTCGGGCGCCTGTACGACCAGTACAGCGACACGGTCTACCGCTACATCTACTACCGGGTCGGCGGAAAGGCGACCGCCGAGGACCTCACCAGCGAGACGTTCCTGCGCGCCCTGCGCCGCATCGGGACGTTCACCTGGCAGGGCCGCGACTTCGGCGCCTGGCTCGTCACCATCGCCCGCAACCTCGTCGCCGACCACTTCAAGTCGAGCCGCTTCCGGCTCGAAGTGACGACCGGCGAAATGCTCGACGCCAACGAGGTCGAGCGCTCACCCGAGGACTCCGTCCTGGAGTCCCTCTCCAACGCCGCGCTCCTGGACGCCGTGCGCCGGCTCAACCCCCAGCAGCAGGAGTGCGTGACCCTGCGCTTCCTGCAGGGCCTGTCCGTCGCCGAGACCGCGCGCGTGATGGGCAAGAACGAGGGCGCCATCAAGACCCTCCAGTACCGGGCCGTCCGCACCCTCGCCCGGCTCCTGCCGGAAGACGCCCGCTGA